From a single Paenibacillus sp. FSL R5-0345 genomic region:
- the yqeH gene encoding ribosome biogenesis GTPase YqeH, producing the protein MNEQSETQRPEKCSGCGIKLQTEHKDQSGYLPEVALDRDPVICQRCFRIKNYNEASSVSVNQDEFLRLLSGVGEKNALVIHIVDIFDFEGSLISGLQRFVGNNPVILAVNKCDLLPKVTNWNKLRNWMQQRCKEEGLRTAEIVLCSAKRNQGFDRLLEAVTELRGQRDVYVVGATNVGKSTLINRLISDYSDLEQELTTSRYPGTTLDTVKIPLDDGHYIIDTPGIVYPWRYSELVERQDLDAVMPANPLKPAVYQLNEGQTLFFGGLGRFDFVQGQHQSFTCFISGTLKIHRTKLERADSLYADHRGEMLSPPGSDRMDKLPPWQRHEFRINKGSRSDLYISGLGWIKVNGTEGAVVAIHVPRGVKVLTRPSMI; encoded by the coding sequence ATGAACGAACAAAGTGAAACACAGCGTCCTGAGAAGTGCAGCGGTTGTGGGATTAAGCTTCAGACGGAGCATAAGGATCAATCAGGATACCTTCCGGAAGTCGCACTAGATCGGGACCCTGTGATTTGCCAACGTTGTTTCCGGATTAAGAATTATAACGAGGCTTCATCTGTTTCTGTGAACCAGGATGAATTTCTTCGCTTGCTGAGTGGGGTAGGGGAGAAGAATGCACTTGTTATTCATATTGTTGACATTTTCGATTTTGAAGGCAGCTTGATTTCCGGCCTTCAGCGATTTGTCGGTAATAACCCAGTTATTCTTGCAGTCAATAAATGTGATCTGCTACCTAAGGTTACGAATTGGAATAAACTGCGTAACTGGATGCAGCAACGCTGTAAAGAAGAAGGATTGCGGACAGCTGAAATCGTACTTTGTAGTGCGAAACGTAACCAAGGCTTCGACCGTTTGCTGGAAGCTGTAACAGAACTGCGTGGTCAACGTGATGTTTATGTAGTGGGTGCTACGAATGTAGGGAAATCCACGCTTATCAACCGTTTGATTTCGGACTATAGTGATTTGGAGCAGGAGTTAACCACCTCGCGTTACCCTGGCACAACACTCGATACGGTTAAAATCCCACTGGATGATGGCCACTATATTATAGATACGCCAGGGATTGTGTATCCATGGCGTTATAGTGAACTAGTTGAACGTCAGGATTTGGATGCAGTTATGCCTGCCAATCCGTTGAAGCCTGCTGTCTATCAGTTGAATGAAGGACAGACGCTATTCTTTGGCGGACTGGGACGTTTTGATTTCGTGCAAGGTCAGCATCAATCGTTCACTTGCTTTATTAGCGGTACTTTAAAAATCCATCGTACGAAGCTGGAACGTGCAGATTCTCTTTATGCGGACCATCGAGGTGAAATGTTGTCCCCTCCAGGAAGTGATCGGATGGACAAGCTGCCACCATGGCAACGGCATGAGTTCCGAATTAATAAAGGCAGTCGGAGCGATCTCTATATTTCAGGTTTGGGATGGATTAAGGTCAACGGGACAGAAGGCGCAGTCGTGGCTATCCACGTTCCGCGTGGCGTGAAGGTGCTTACCCGCCCTTCGATGATCTAA
- the spoVAC gene encoding stage V sporulation protein AC, with protein MPAKTKKSGVKLKLDTLTPQDYEKLSKPFVPARPVFKNCIRAFIAGGIICVIGQGIQEAFMAIFDMTSKEAASPTVAVMILLSVILTSFGVYDKMAQWAGAGTAVPVTGFANSMCSAALEHRAEGLVLGVGGNMFKLAGSVIVFGAVAAFIIGIVYLILGTGGGAHT; from the coding sequence ATGCCGGCGAAAACTAAGAAATCGGGTGTCAAGCTGAAGCTTGACACCCTGACTCCACAAGATTACGAGAAATTGTCCAAGCCCTTTGTTCCTGCTAGGCCCGTATTTAAGAACTGCATACGAGCGTTTATTGCTGGCGGCATAATCTGTGTTATTGGACAAGGTATTCAGGAGGCTTTTATGGCCATATTCGATATGACCTCCAAGGAAGCCGCCAGTCCGACAGTAGCGGTGATGATACTGCTCTCTGTAATCCTGACCAGCTTTGGTGTGTACGACAAGATGGCTCAGTGGGCTGGTGCTGGAACTGCAGTTCCAGTTACGGGGTTCGCAAACAGTATGTGCTCTGCAGCTTTAGAACACCGCGCTGAGGGCCTTGTGCTTGGTGTAGGCGGCAATATGTTTAAGCTAGCGGGTTCAGTCATCGTATTTGGAGCTGTCGCTGCTTTCATCATTGGGATCGTGTATCTCATCTTGGGCACAGGTGGAGGTGCACATACATGA
- the spoVAE gene encoding stage V sporulation protein AE, whose protein sequence is MIYLWAFLIGGAICVIGQLMFDVLKLTPAHTMSTLVVAGAIADAFGIYDPLVKFAGAGATIPITSFGNSLVHGALTELERDGWIGVVTGIFDITSAGISSAIVFSFLAALVVRPKG, encoded by the coding sequence ATGATCTACTTATGGGCTTTTCTGATTGGAGGAGCCATTTGCGTTATAGGGCAGCTGATGTTCGATGTATTGAAGCTGACACCTGCACATACCATGAGTACATTAGTAGTTGCCGGGGCGATTGCGGATGCTTTTGGAATATACGATCCGCTAGTGAAGTTCGCAGGTGCTGGTGCAACTATTCCAATCACAAGCTTTGGGAATTCCTTGGTCCACGGTGCATTAACAGAGCTGGAACGAGATGGCTGGATTGGCGTAGTTACGGGGATTTTTGATATTACAAGTGCGGGTATTTCGTCAGCTATTGTGTTCTCCTTTTTGGCTGCTTTAGTAGTACGTCCTAAAGGTTAG
- a CDS encoding DUF4129 domain-containing transglutaminase family protein, producing MRTWWNQIKFSWHRSIGLIWLLIIAQQWISYTEPIWLNQTTASVWAALITITVIEILIPVKVKFRLFMEAVAIIYIVYRTITNYGIYVPDPWALTLADRLQDISVHMVPYIWFALGASALLLLSSWWVSSKKRILWFIGMNIVALAALDSFTSIVLWQEVAWTVFAGMGWLVSQHLRSFQLHYPRGWVHLMEYPSKIVMNIAIVFSLVILIGVNMPDVRPTLTDPYTAWQEWNGNGKSSGKSTTGTSKSNTGSSSSINNTSSGYSLNDDNLGGGFNFDYTPVMTVVSDLRIYMRGETRRIYSGSGWTDKDRLKRGPVEEVETGKLLEQNVAPKVTTRTLKQTVRVLNNNEFPVLFGAYSVTSVDSLNDEEAGKGLFWRDRDSELLWDINGKNRDYPSSFEVTSEVPVIPVQELTAKTYEELYKGNDLEESFLQLPDDFPQRVKELAEEITAQATTPYEKTALLQQYLQQTFPYTNKPDISRVSSKDFVDGFLFELKEGYCDYYSTALVTMARSLNIPARWVKGYAPGEQPEMPMNPAQQQAGAANNNYTITNADAHSWAEVYFGEYGWIPVEATPGFNVPLLTQNEQIPETDPEDQEDAAEPTPAPVTNAQGDQGLHVGLWVVLAAVVVLLSWTIFKTWHMRFKLRFFIQQMRMGRPLTPDQKVVAETERWVRYLHRKGMMKEEHETLREAVVRWSQERPAVANHLSSLLTMFEQAKYSPDVIEDKDWQSVYTEALRLRRTIRSKK from the coding sequence ATGAGAACCTGGTGGAATCAGATAAAATTCTCCTGGCACCGTTCCATTGGCCTAATTTGGCTATTGATTATTGCACAGCAGTGGATTTCTTATACGGAACCCATCTGGTTAAATCAAACCACTGCTTCTGTATGGGCTGCTTTAATAACAATTACAGTCATTGAAATTCTTATCCCTGTTAAAGTTAAGTTTAGACTGTTTATGGAAGCAGTAGCTATTATCTATATCGTTTATCGAACCATTACTAATTATGGAATTTATGTTCCTGACCCATGGGCATTAACCCTTGCAGATAGGCTCCAGGATATTAGTGTTCATATGGTGCCGTATATCTGGTTTGCTCTTGGTGCATCTGCTTTGCTGTTGCTTTCGTCTTGGTGGGTATCCTCGAAGAAGCGTATCTTATGGTTTATTGGAATGAACATTGTAGCGCTGGCGGCTCTTGATTCCTTTACGTCTATTGTATTGTGGCAAGAAGTGGCTTGGACGGTATTTGCGGGTATGGGATGGCTTGTCAGCCAGCACCTGAGAAGTTTTCAGCTACATTATCCGCGTGGATGGGTACATTTGATGGAATATCCCTCGAAAATAGTCATGAATATCGCAATCGTCTTCTCTCTGGTTATCCTAATCGGTGTGAATATGCCGGATGTAAGGCCTACTTTGACGGATCCATATACAGCATGGCAAGAATGGAATGGAAATGGAAAGTCTTCTGGTAAGAGCACAACTGGAACATCGAAATCCAATACGGGCTCAAGCTCCTCTATTAATAATACTTCGTCTGGCTACAGTCTGAATGATGATAATCTGGGCGGGGGCTTTAACTTCGATTATACTCCGGTGATGACAGTGGTTTCGGACTTGCGGATTTATATGCGTGGAGAGACACGCAGGATCTACTCCGGAAGCGGATGGACGGATAAGGATCGATTGAAGCGGGGACCTGTAGAAGAAGTGGAGACAGGTAAACTCTTGGAGCAAAATGTTGCCCCTAAGGTCACTACCCGAACATTGAAACAAACGGTTAGAGTGCTTAACAATAATGAATTTCCTGTGTTGTTCGGTGCGTATTCAGTTACTTCGGTGGATTCGTTAAATGATGAGGAAGCTGGAAAAGGTCTTTTTTGGAGAGATCGTGATAGCGAGCTTTTATGGGATATTAATGGGAAGAACCGCGATTATCCTTCGAGCTTTGAGGTGACTTCTGAAGTTCCTGTCATTCCTGTTCAGGAATTGACAGCGAAGACCTATGAGGAGCTATACAAAGGTAATGATCTGGAGGAAAGCTTCCTTCAGCTACCTGACGATTTCCCTCAAAGGGTTAAGGAACTGGCCGAGGAAATTACAGCACAAGCAACAACACCGTATGAAAAAACAGCGCTTTTGCAACAATACTTACAACAAACCTTTCCATATACCAACAAGCCGGATATATCACGCGTTTCAAGTAAGGATTTTGTGGATGGATTTTTGTTTGAGCTGAAGGAAGGCTACTGTGATTATTATTCTACGGCACTGGTTACTATGGCACGGTCCCTTAACATTCCTGCAAGATGGGTTAAGGGGTATGCACCTGGCGAACAGCCAGAAATGCCTATGAATCCGGCGCAGCAGCAGGCGGGTGCAGCGAACAATAACTATACGATTACCAATGCAGATGCCCATTCTTGGGCAGAGGTCTATTTTGGTGAGTATGGTTGGATTCCGGTTGAAGCTACTCCGGGATTTAATGTGCCTCTTCTGACTCAGAATGAGCAAATACCTGAAACAGATCCGGAAGATCAAGAAGATGCAGCAGAACCTACACCAGCACCTGTAACTAATGCACAAGGAGATCAAGGCTTACATGTAGGTTTATGGGTAGTTTTGGCTGCAGTGGTTGTACTGCTTTCCTGGACAATTTTTAAAACTTGGCATATGCGCTTTAAGCTTCGCTTCTTCATTCAACAGATGCGGATGGGTCGTCCATTAACACCTGATCAGAAAGTTGTGGCGGAAACTGAGCGCTGGGTAAGGTATTTGCATCGTAAGGGAATGATGAAAGAAGAACATGAAACATTGCGTGAAGCCGTAGTCCGCTGGAGTCAGGAACGACCCGCTGTGGCCAATCATCTTTCTTCACTGTTAACGATGTTTGAACAAGCGAAGTATAGCCCTGATGTTATTGAAGACAAAGACTGGCAGAGCGTGTATACTGAAGCTTTGCGGCTGCGGAGAACGATTAGATCCAAGAAATAG
- a CDS encoding M42 family metallopeptidase, with protein sequence MNQETLDMFKTLTEFPSAPGFERELRAYVKDAMTPYTDEFVQDRLGSLFGVLRGEENGPKIMVAGHFDEVGFMVTGITNTGMIRFQPLGGWLASAVASQRLHIITPKGTLTGVVGSTPIHLLSNEERGKTGEISKMYIDIGADSREEAESFGVRPGQQVLPICPFTPLANPKKILAKAWDNRYGVGLAIELVKALHGKKLPNTVFAGATVQEEVGLRGARTAANLLSPDIFFGLDASAAADMTGDSQAFGHLGKGALLRIFDPTMVTHRGLIEYVQDTADTHRIKYQYFVSQGGTDAGQVHVSGIGVPSAVIGICSRYIHTASSVIHSDDYDAAKELLIKLVEGLDRTTLQTIIENS encoded by the coding sequence ATGAATCAAGAAACATTGGACATGTTTAAAACACTTACCGAATTTCCCTCAGCCCCAGGATTTGAGCGCGAACTCCGCGCTTACGTCAAGGATGCTATGACTCCTTATACTGATGAGTTCGTACAGGATCGTCTCGGAAGTTTGTTCGGCGTACTGCGCGGCGAAGAGAACGGACCAAAGATTATGGTCGCCGGGCACTTTGACGAGGTAGGTTTCATGGTAACTGGAATTACTAACACCGGGATGATTCGTTTTCAACCCCTTGGCGGCTGGCTTGCCTCTGCTGTTGCATCCCAGCGCCTACATATCATTACACCTAAAGGAACGCTGACCGGTGTTGTTGGCAGCACGCCTATCCATTTGCTAAGCAACGAAGAACGCGGCAAGACTGGTGAGATTAGCAAAATGTATATCGATATCGGTGCAGACAGCCGTGAGGAAGCAGAAAGCTTTGGCGTTAGACCAGGCCAACAAGTTCTGCCTATTTGTCCGTTTACCCCTCTTGCTAATCCCAAAAAAATCTTGGCGAAAGCTTGGGACAACCGTTACGGCGTAGGTCTCGCCATTGAACTAGTTAAAGCATTGCACGGTAAAAAGCTGCCGAATACCGTTTTTGCTGGTGCAACTGTACAAGAGGAAGTAGGCTTGCGGGGCGCGCGTACTGCGGCTAATCTCCTGTCACCGGACATCTTCTTCGGTCTGGACGCGAGCGCTGCTGCAGATATGACAGGAGACAGCCAAGCATTTGGCCACCTGGGTAAAGGAGCTCTCCTGCGCATCTTTGATCCTACGATGGTTACACATCGCGGTCTGATTGAATATGTACAAGATACAGCGGATACCCACCGGATCAAATATCAGTACTTTGTTTCTCAAGGTGGAACAGATGCGGGGCAAGTTCATGTTAGTGGAATCGGCGTTCCTTCTGCTGTAATCGGAATATGCTCACGCTACATACACACCGCTTCATCAGTGATTCACAGCGATGACTACGATGCTGCTAAAGAGCTTCTGATCAAGCTGGTAGAAGGTCTTGACCGGACTACGTTACAGACAATTATTGAAAACAGCTAA
- a CDS encoding aldo/keto reductase encodes MTKDSIEHLAEIARMNQSNRMLLPDGTSLSRIGQGTWNMGDDASRREEEIAALRLGVELGMNLIDTAEMYGDGRSELLVGEAIKGIRDQVFLVSKVYPHNAGNERLIRSCEESLKRLNTDHLDLYLLHWRGDIPLEETVVGMEKLVSQGKIARWGVSNFDVDDMKELLGIAGGTHCATNQILYHLGSRGIETELLPWQRSHKIPVMAYSPLAQAGSLRKGVIESEVVQEIASAHNATPLQIMLAWTMREEDIISIPKASSREHVIENAAAGLITLSKDEIWKLDEAFPIPSWKVPLDMI; translated from the coding sequence ATGACTAAGGATTCAATCGAACATTTGGCTGAAATCGCAAGAATGAACCAATCTAACCGCATGCTGCTTCCAGATGGAACGTCACTTTCCAGAATCGGGCAGGGAACTTGGAATATGGGCGATGACGCTTCCCGCAGGGAGGAAGAGATCGCTGCCCTGCGATTAGGCGTGGAACTAGGCATGAATTTAATAGATACGGCTGAGATGTATGGGGACGGGCGCTCGGAGCTTTTAGTGGGTGAGGCTATCAAGGGTATTCGGGATCAAGTTTTCTTGGTGTCAAAAGTCTATCCACATAATGCCGGGAATGAGCGCCTTATCCGCAGCTGTGAAGAAAGTCTGAAACGTTTGAATACGGATCATCTGGATCTTTATCTGCTGCATTGGCGGGGAGATATTCCACTAGAAGAGACTGTTGTAGGTATGGAGAAACTAGTCTCTCAAGGAAAAATAGCAAGATGGGGTGTATCCAATTTCGATGTCGACGATATGAAAGAACTGCTTGGTATTGCTGGAGGAACTCATTGTGCTACCAATCAGATTCTATATCATTTAGGGTCCAGAGGAATTGAAACTGAATTGCTGCCATGGCAACGAAGCCACAAGATCCCGGTAATGGCTTACTCACCGCTTGCTCAAGCAGGTTCACTCCGAAAAGGAGTGATCGAGAGTGAAGTCGTTCAGGAAATCGCCAGTGCGCATAATGCAACTCCGCTTCAGATTATGCTAGCTTGGACAATGCGTGAAGAGGATATTATTTCTATTCCAAAAGCTTCTTCTCGTGAACATGTCATTGAGAATGCTGCCGCAGGCTTGATTACCCTAAGTAAGGATGAAATTTGGAAGCTGGATGAAGCTTTCCCAATACCGTCTTGGAAAGTGCCGCTGGATATGATTTAA
- a CDS encoding DUF58 domain-containing protein → MRRYLSSVAAIIQPSKLASILVIWSITLLYVLFQGGKTAFMLFIMVSVLIAYLIAGGLGGVRRAKGTRSLFSEQDKGDLLSAGGHLRVKLKVTIPGILPLPYVVVREVLKRHNGESWVFEESVVPSLRGIGELKFQTPALERGTYTFANTDIISQDIFGLVEHKGTFLSEGQFQVLPRAIYVPRWQLYERKSRLSGPQTSVVQSRRETTQINGVRDYVYGDRLTRIHWNATAKTGSWKSKEFEHESIPKTILVLDGSASAYMNTNQFELAVSVTASLLGFGIRERIGIGLCCLDKTTKVFAPVEGAAERQKMIQYLIDLNAEGRGPLISRLEKGYRMFPKGSYFVLISPQRGQPVLDALRWADSRGMTASHIHVRNSAEMNKGNDWIDVLRSRGINGYGISSLQELPLVLGGEG, encoded by the coding sequence ATGAGACGTTATTTGTCGTCGGTAGCAGCCATCATTCAGCCATCTAAGCTCGCAAGCATCCTTGTAATTTGGAGCATTACACTCTTATATGTACTTTTTCAGGGCGGGAAAACGGCATTTATGTTGTTTATCATGGTCTCTGTACTTATTGCATATTTGATTGCTGGAGGTTTAGGAGGCGTTCGGCGAGCTAAGGGCACTCGCAGTCTTTTTTCTGAACAGGACAAAGGGGATTTGCTCTCTGCAGGAGGGCATCTTCGTGTAAAACTTAAGGTTACAATACCCGGCATTTTGCCCTTGCCTTACGTAGTTGTAAGAGAGGTGCTTAAACGGCATAATGGAGAATCGTGGGTGTTTGAAGAGAGTGTGGTCCCAAGCCTCAGAGGCATTGGGGAATTGAAGTTTCAGACACCAGCCCTAGAGCGTGGTACCTACACGTTCGCTAATACGGATATTATCAGCCAAGATATATTTGGGCTAGTCGAGCATAAAGGGACATTTTTATCTGAAGGACAGTTTCAGGTGTTGCCTCGTGCGATCTACGTTCCGCGCTGGCAGTTATATGAGAGGAAGTCCCGGCTATCTGGGCCGCAGACCTCCGTTGTTCAATCTCGGCGTGAAACCACACAAATTAATGGCGTCCGTGACTATGTATACGGTGATCGCTTGACGCGAATTCACTGGAATGCCACTGCTAAGACCGGTTCTTGGAAATCCAAAGAGTTTGAACATGAGTCGATTCCCAAAACCATTCTAGTTCTTGACGGAAGCGCATCAGCTTATATGAATACGAATCAATTCGAATTAGCAGTTTCTGTGACGGCATCACTACTCGGATTTGGAATTCGAGAGAGAATTGGAATTGGCCTATGTTGTTTGGATAAAACCACGAAGGTATTTGCACCCGTTGAAGGTGCTGCTGAACGACAGAAGATGATTCAGTATTTAATCGATCTTAACGCGGAAGGGCGGGGTCCGCTTATCTCCCGATTGGAAAAAGGATACCGTATGTTTCCTAAGGGTTCTTACTTCGTGTTGATCAGCCCGCAGCGTGGACAGCCTGTACTTGATGCACTGCGTTGGGCTGACAGCAGAGGGATGACAGCTTCTCACATTCATGTGCGAAATTCGGCAGAGATGAACAAAGGTAACGATTGGATTGATGTCCTTAGATCACGTGGAATAAACGGTTATGGTATTAGCTCACTTCAAGAGCTTCCCTTAGTGTTAGGAGGGGAGGGCTGA
- a CDS encoding AAA family ATPase, with amino-acid sequence MPVRQESMHIMNAVRTNLESCILGKSFEIQLLLTALLAGGHVLIEDVPGTGKTQLIRALSRSMSGEYRRIQCNPDILPSDITGVSVYHPRDEMFHFRPGPVMTNILLADEINRATTKTQSALLEVMEERNVTVDGETYPLPHPFMLCATQNPIDFEGTYTLPEAQLDRFMLRISLGYPDAATEKNLLLSHQEGQPVDRLSPVTSMEQIAGIQEEIRDIFMSDPVLNYLLDIVRQTREHPLVMLGASPRASLSFMMACKAYAFLQGRDYVLPDDVKILTPFALGHRILLRPESRLDNISVESLLQKLLQSIHVPVTMRQ; translated from the coding sequence ATGCCCGTACGTCAAGAATCGATGCACATCATGAATGCTGTACGCACTAATCTGGAATCCTGCATACTTGGAAAATCATTTGAAATACAATTACTGTTAACTGCACTGCTTGCTGGTGGTCATGTATTGATCGAGGATGTACCGGGAACAGGAAAAACTCAGCTAATACGAGCACTTTCAAGATCAATGTCCGGTGAATACCGCCGGATTCAATGTAATCCGGATATACTTCCAAGTGATATTACAGGTGTTTCTGTATATCATCCTAGGGATGAGATGTTTCATTTCCGGCCAGGTCCGGTGATGACGAATATTCTGCTAGCCGATGAAATTAACCGTGCTACAACGAAAACACAATCCGCACTTCTCGAAGTGATGGAGGAACGAAACGTAACTGTGGATGGCGAGACGTATCCACTTCCGCATCCTTTTATGTTGTGCGCTACCCAGAATCCGATAGATTTTGAGGGAACTTACACGCTTCCTGAAGCTCAATTGGATCGATTTATGCTAAGAATTAGCCTTGGATATCCTGATGCAGCGACTGAGAAAAATCTATTGTTGAGTCATCAGGAAGGCCAACCAGTGGACAGGCTTTCGCCAGTAACAAGCATGGAACAAATCGCAGGGATTCAGGAAGAGATTCGCGACATCTTCATGAGCGATCCTGTACTGAATTACTTGTTAGATATTGTACGGCAGACAAGAGAGCATCCACTAGTAATGCTAGGTGCAAGTCCACGTGCATCACTATCCTTTATGATGGCTTGTAAAGCTTATGCCTTTTTGCAGGGAAGAGACTATGTTCTGCCTGATGACGTGAAGATCCTTACTCCATTTGCCTTGGGTCATCGGATATTGCTGCGTCCAGAGTCGCGTCTTGATAATATTAGCGTAGAATCTTTGCTTCAAAAGCTTCTGCAGAGCATTCATGTGCCAGTTACGATGAGGCAATGA
- the spoVAD gene encoding stage V sporulation protein AD — protein MKQLGSQTWEFTNRPVILGSSAVVGPEEGEGPLASDFDFIFDTLEMDEKTWEKAERALFEKASHLALINANIDKQKLEFFVGGDLMNQIISSSFAARKLGVPYLGVFGACSTSMESLAIASMIVDSGGSKYVLAGTSSHNCTVEKQFRYPTEYGSQKPPTAQYTVTGSGCAVVGQNDGSGNHPVVVSATLGRIMDLGLTDPFNMGTAMAPAAADTITAHFRDTGLSPGHYDLIVTGDLASVGLPIAKTLLAKEGIPMEQTTFDDCGLLIYDLEKQKYVIAGGSGCGCSAVVTYGHILKRLKKGQLKRVLIVATGALLSPLSYQQGESIPCVAHAVAIESGGEA, from the coding sequence ATGAAACAGCTTGGTAGTCAAACTTGGGAGTTCACGAACCGTCCCGTTATTTTAGGTTCTTCCGCAGTAGTTGGCCCAGAGGAGGGAGAAGGTCCTTTAGCTTCAGATTTTGATTTTATATTTGATACGCTGGAAATGGACGAGAAGACATGGGAGAAGGCCGAGCGCGCTTTGTTCGAGAAGGCTTCCCATCTGGCTCTGATTAATGCGAATATCGATAAACAAAAGCTGGAGTTTTTTGTTGGCGGCGATTTGATGAACCAGATTATCAGCAGCTCTTTCGCGGCGAGAAAATTAGGTGTGCCTTATCTCGGAGTCTTTGGTGCTTGCTCTACTTCTATGGAGAGCCTTGCTATTGCCTCAATGATCGTTGATTCTGGAGGCAGTAAGTATGTGCTCGCGGGAACATCCAGCCATAACTGTACAGTGGAGAAGCAGTTTCGTTATCCAACGGAATATGGCTCGCAGAAACCCCCGACAGCACAATATACAGTTACAGGTTCGGGCTGTGCTGTAGTAGGTCAAAATGACGGCTCTGGTAACCATCCAGTCGTGGTTTCAGCCACACTTGGACGTATTATGGATCTTGGTTTGACAGATCCTTTTAATATGGGTACGGCTATGGCACCCGCGGCGGCGGATACCATTACTGCGCACTTTCGGGATACAGGCCTATCGCCCGGGCACTATGATTTAATTGTTACCGGAGACCTGGCATCTGTAGGCTTACCTATAGCCAAAACCCTGTTAGCTAAAGAGGGAATTCCTATGGAGCAAACTACTTTTGATGATTGCGGTCTGCTCATTTACGACCTTGAGAAACAGAAATATGTGATCGCTGGAGGAAGTGGCTGCGGGTGCTCAGCGGTTGTAACCTATGGCCATATTCTTAAACGTTTAAAAAAGGGTCAACTTAAACGGGTGCTAATAGTCGCAACGGGTGCACTTTTATCCCCTCTGTCTTATCAGCAAGGAGAGAGTATTCCGTGTGTGGCTCATGCTGTTGCGATAGAAAGTGGAGGTGAAGCATAA
- a CDS encoding YqeG family HAD IIIA-type phosphatase, with protein MFEMLVPKLRVKTVFDISLEELYRQGYRGIITDLDNTLVGAKAPVATPELLLWFEKVKEVGFKLIIVSNNNMDRVSRFATPLNIEFVHQARKPSNAPFLKAMKQMELRPEQTIVVGDQMLTDVYGGNRLGLYTVLVLPISVKDEGFGTRFNRRVERVALTRLRKKGLWHEEDK; from the coding sequence TTGTTTGAAATGTTAGTTCCCAAACTCCGGGTGAAGACGGTATTCGATATTTCTCTAGAAGAGCTGTATCGACAGGGATACCGTGGAATCATTACGGATCTGGATAACACACTGGTCGGTGCCAAAGCGCCTGTGGCTACTCCGGAGCTGTTGTTATGGTTTGAGAAGGTGAAGGAAGTGGGCTTTAAGCTCATCATCGTATCCAATAACAACATGGATCGGGTGTCACGCTTTGCTACACCGCTTAATATTGAATTTGTGCATCAGGCTCGTAAACCGAGTAATGCTCCTTTTCTCAAAGCGATGAAGCAGATGGAGTTGCGACCGGAGCAAACGATTGTGGTGGGAGACCAAATGCTTACAGATGTATACGGCGGCAATCGGCTTGGTCTGTATACCGTATTGGTGCTGCCAATCTCCGTTAAGGATGAAGGGTTCGGCACAAGATTTAATCGCCGGGTAGAGCGAGTTGCTCTGACACGGCTTCGTAAAAAAGGATTGTGGCACGAGGAGGATAAATAG